CCCAGCCGGACCAGCCGCCCGAGGGCGACAGCTGGTAACGGTGCTGGAAGACGTTGCCGTTGATGGCGAACATCTCCAGCCGGCCGTCGGCGTTGGGCCCGATCGCCAGTTCCGCGCCGCCGGGCCCGCCCAGGGACTCCCACTCGGACCAGGCGCCGTTCACGCTCGTCTGCCAGGCGTGGTGCACACCGTCGGCCGCGGCCACGAACATCTCCAGCCGGCCGTCCGCCGACCGCGCCGACACCACCCGGCCCGACTCGGCCGGATACGTCAGCGGACCCGGTCCGGGTTCGTGGTGGCCGAGCCGGTCCACCGCGGCCCGGGCCTCGTCCATGTGCCGCTGGTGCACGCCCGCGTTGTACGTCGACCACGGCTGCCAGTTCGTACCCCCGGAGGAGATCTCGAAGGCGGCGTTCGCGTTGCACTGGGCGTCGTAGGCGCAGGTGTCGTCGACCTCGGGGTGCCAGTAGTCGTTGATCTGCCAGAGGCCGCGGTCCCTGGACGGGGGCGTGTTGTTCTGGACGTTGGTCGCCGACGGGTCGCAGCTGGACTCCGCGAGGGCGACGGCGACGGCCGTCACCAGGCCGTCGCCGCGGAAGCCCGCGTTGAAGCCGGTCTGGGCGCACAGATCGCTCGACGCGGCGGACGCGGGGGAGGCGCCGGCCAGGGCGCCCGCCGCGAGCAGGAGGGACGCGAGCGCCGACACGACGGCGCGATGGGGCGCTCTGCGAGCGCGCTGCACGGTGGTCACCTGCTGGTCTCCTCAGTTGACGGCGGGGCCGGAGGTGTTGTTGACCCAGGCCCAGTCGGACCAGGTGGAGAAGCCGGTCTGCCATTTGTGGTAGACGCCGGCGCTGCTGGTTCCGAACACCTCGATGCGGCCGTCGTCGTTCACCGCCGCGGTGATCTCGGTGCCGCCGCCGCCGAAGGCGGCCCATTGGCTGTACGGGGCGTTGGGGTCGGTCTGCCAGATCTGCATGGCGGTGGTGCCGTTGATGGCGAAGACCTCGATGCGCCCGTCGGGGGTGCGCTCGGTGGTGAGCTGGGCATTGGCGGGGCCGCCGGTCGGTTCCCAGTCGGACCAGCTGCTCGGGCTGGTCTGGTACTTGTGGAAGACGCCGTTGGGGCCGGAGGCGAAGACCTCGAGGCGGCCGTCGGCGTTGTGGTCCAGGCTGAGGTCGTGTCCGCCGCCGCCGAAGTTCTGCCAGGTGGACCAGCCGCCGTTGACCGCGGTCTGGTACTGGTGCTGGAAGGTGTCGGCGCCCAGGGCGAAGACCTCGAGCCGGCCGTCGGGGGACTTCTCCATCTCGATGCGGCTGTTGGCGGGGCCGCCGCCGGTGGGCTCCCACTCGGACCAGCCGCCGTTGGGCGCGGTCTGGTACCTGTGGAAGAGGCCGGCGGGCCCGGAGGCGAAGACCTCGATGCGGCCGTCGGCGTTGGTGCCGGCCGCGATGTCGTGTCCGCCGCCGCCGAAGTTCTCCCAGCCGGACCAGCCGCCGGCGGGGCTGAGCTGGTAGCGGTGCTGGAAGACGTTGCCGTTGATGGCGAACATCTCCAGGCGTCCGTCGGCGTTCGGAGCCATCGCCAGCTCGGCGCCCGCGGGACCGCCCAGGTTCTCCCAGTCCGCCCAGCCCGCGCTCACCGAGGTCTGCCAGGCGTGGTGGACCCCGTCGGACCCGGCGGCGAACACCTCCAGCCGGCCGTCGGCCGACCGGGCCGACACCACCCGGCCCGACTCCACCGGGTGCACCACCGGAGCAGGACCGGGACCCGGCCCCTGGCCCGGGGTGCAGGGTATGTCGACACCGCGCTCTTCGAGGTAGGGCAGCGGGTCGATGCCGCCGCTGTCGCCCAGGGACGCCCACACCCTCAGGTGGAGGTGGGGGCCGCTGGACTGGCCTTCGGAGCCCATCAGCGCGATGCGCTGTCCGGCCGTGACGTGCTCACCGACCGAAACGTCCCGCTGGTACATGTGCCCGTACTCGGTCACCGTCCCGTCGGGGTGCTGGATGCGGATCCACTGGCCGTAGCCCTGGGCGGGTCCGGACGCGATCACCTCGCCGTCACCCACGGCGTGGATCGGCGTACCGTAGTTGGCGGCGATGTCGATGCCGTCGTGGCCGTTGCCGTAGTACGTGGTGATGCTGCCGATGGTCGGGCAGGACCCGGCGAAGCCGGCGGTGCGGGCCGCCGCCGGGGTGGCCGGCAGGAGTGCGGGCAGCAGGGCGGCCGCCGCCGCGAGAACCGTACGCAGCGCGCGTCGGGAACCGGGAAGCATCTGCCCTCACGCCTTCCGGAGCCGTGCGATGACGCCGTCGATGTCGCGGTTCAGCAGGTCGTGGCGGACGAAGTGGCCGCCGGGAACCTCGTACGACTCGTGCGGGATGCCGGCGCCGTCGAGCAGGCCGCGGAACTCCCGCTGCCCGGCGAGGACCTGGGTCTCGTTGACCGTGTCGAACCAGCTGACCGGATCGGGGCTGGTGCCCGCGACGAGGAAGACCCGCTTGTTGCGGTAGCTCTCGATGCGCTCCACCGGGTTGTCGGCGCTCACCCGGGCCTGGTCCCAGAAGGGGGCGCCGTAGATCGTGCCGCCGTTCAGGTCCAGGGCCGCGGCCGTGGCGTTGGCCCAGTGGCCCACGAGGCCGTTGTCGCGGCGCAGGCTGGCCGGGCCGGAGTGGGCGCTGACGGAGGCGAAGTGGCCCCAGTACTTGGCGGCGTACTTCAGCGCGCCGAAGCCGCCCATCGAGAAGCCGGCGACCGCGCGTCCGTCGTACTCGGCGAAGGTGCGGAAGTTCGCCTCGACCCACGGGAGCAGCTGGGCGATGTGGAAGGTCTCCCAGTTGCGGGGGCCGACGTTGGAGCTCACGGGGTTCGAGTACCAGCCCGCGTGGCCGCCGTCCGGCATGACCACGATGATCGGCTTGCCGGCCGTCCAGTCGCGGATGCGCTCGCGGTCGAAGGTGATGAAGTCCTGGTCCGTGCCGCCACCGTGGAAGAGGTAGAGCACGGGATAGGTGCGACCGCTCCAGTGGTAGTCGTCGGGGAGCAGCACGTTCACGGCCGGGTCCCAGCCGATGGCTTCGGTGTCGAAGCGGTAGTACCACATCCGGGGGTCGTTCTCGTTGCGGTCCACGATGCGCAGGCCGAAGCCGTCACCGGCCGCCGAGGCCGAGGTCGCGGCGGACAGGACGCCCCCGGCGCCCAGGGCCATCGCCGCCGAGAGCCCGCCGGCGGACTTGAGGATGCTCCTGCGTGTGGGGTGCTGCGCGGTCAACGGGGCCTCCCGGTCGGAAAGGTGCGGCGCCGGGTCGGCTGGCGTGACCCGGGCGCAGCCGTGTGAGCTGGCGCTTGGGAACGTAGCAACGGGCCTGCGGCCGGGGGATCCGGAACATTACGGGATGACACAGGAGGCGGGCTCGGATAGGGCTGGTGGCGGCCTGGGGCCGCCCGGGGTTCAGCCCGGTCCGTCCACGACGGGGTAGGGCACGAAGGTGCTGCTGTTCTCGTCGACCGCCAGCGTGCGGCCCAGCGGCGGTACGGCCCGCTGGGGGCAGTCCAGCCGCTCGCAGAGCCGGCAGCCCATGCCGATGGGGGTGGCGGCCGCCGCGTTGTCGAGGTCGAGGCCGTCGGAGTAGACGAGGCGGGAGGCGTGGCGGATCTCGCAGCCGAGGCCGATCGCGAAGGTCTTGCCGGGTTCGCCCCAGCCGCCGCGGTGGCGGGTGACGGCCCGGGCGGTCCACAAGTACCGCTGCCCGTCCGGCATCGCGGCGACCTGGACGTGGATGCGGCCGGGGGCGGCGAAGGCCTCGTACACGTTCCACAGCGGGCAGGTGCCGCCCGCGCGGGAGAAGTGGAAGCCCGTGGCGGACTGCCGCTTGGACATGTTCCCGGCGCGGTCCACCCGGACGAAGGAGAAGGGCACCCCGCGCAGCCGGGGCCGCTGGAGGGTGCTGAGACGGTGGCAGACGGTCTCGTAGCCGAGCCCGAAGTGGTCGGACAGCCGCTCGATGTCGTAGCGGAACTCCTCGGCGGCCGTGTGGAAGGCGCGGTACGGGAGGACGAGCGCGGCGGCGAAGTAGTTGGCGATGCCGATCCGGGCCAGGGCGTGGGCGGGGGAGCCCGGCGCGAAGTCCTCGGCCGCCTGTCGGTCCAGCTCGTCGCCGTACTCCAGCAGGGCCAGCTGGGTGGCCATCCGGAACGCCCGCTGGCCGGGCCGGAGGCGGCCGGACAGGTGCAGCACCCTGGCCCGGTCGTCGAAGTGGTGCAGCCGGTCGGACCCGGCCGCCAGCCGGACCCCGTGGCGGTCGGCGAGCCGCTCGGACAGCACGCGCAGGACGTCCCCGCGGCGGATGCCGACCTTGTGGGCGAGGCCCTCGGCGGCGAGGTCGCTGTCGTGGAGGTAGTTCTGGCGCCGGTAGAAGAACTCGCGGATCTCCTCGTGGGGCGAGCGCGGTACGGCGGGTCCGCCGCCGCGGCCGTCCGCCGTCTCCGCGAGCCGCTCGGACAGCAGTTGGCCGCGCCGCCCCAGGTCCAGCAGCACGGCGGCGACCGCCGGCATCCGGGTGGCCAGTTCGGCCAGGTCCGAGGGGGAGACGCGGGCCTGCGCGATCTCACCGGCGAGCGCCTCGCGCAGGTCGGCCACGAGCCGGCTGGTGTCGCGCTCGGAGAAGAAACCGGGGTCGACCCCGAACGCCTCGGTCAGGCGGAGCAGCACCGGGACGGTGAGCGGGCGCGAGTCGTGTTCCATCTGGTTGAGGTAGCTGGCCGAGATGCCGAGGACCCGGGCCAACTCCACCTGACTCATCCGCCGCTCCTCGCGCAGCCGCCGCAGCCGCGCTCCCGCGTACGTCTTCCCCACCGCACCCCTCCGCCGTCGGCCGGGCTTCAGGGTACGCGGGAAATTCCCGCCGCCGGCCTTCGCAAGCTTGGCAAAAACGCCGTGGAAGATGCGCAGAACTTGGCAGTCGGCCCTGCTTGAGGGCACTGCGTGCCACTGCCAGAGTCGGTCCTGCGGCCAGCCGGACTCGGCAACCACCGGCCGCGACCCCTCTGTTCAGGCACGCCGTGCCCATGCCCCGTCATGGCCTGTGCGTGCCCTGGCAGTTCAGGCAACCGATGGAGACGGTGACAGTCATGACAGAGGCGAACACGGCCACCGCGGCGGCGCAGCAGCTCGAGCGGAGCTGGGCGGCCGACCCGCGATGGGCCGGGATCGAGCGCACCTACGGCGCCCTGGACGTGGTGCGGCTCTCCGGCAGCGTCCGCGAGGAGCACACCCTGGCCCGGCGCGGCGCCGAGCGCCTGTGGCGCCAGCTCCACGAGCTGGACTACGTCCACGCCCTCGGCGCGCTGACCGGCGGCCAGGCCGTCCAGCAGGTACGGGCCGGGCTCCAGGCCATCTACCTCTCCGGCTGGCAGGTCGCCGCCGACGCCAACCAGGCCGGGCACACCTACCCCGACCAGAGCCTGTACCCGGTCAACTCGGTGCCGCAGGTGGTGCGCCGGATCAACAACGCGCTGCTGCGCGCCGACCAGATCGCCACCGCCGAAGGCGGCAACGACGCGACGGACTGGCTCGCCCCGATCGTCGCGGACGCCGAGGCCGGCTTCGGCGGCCCGCTCAACGCCTTCGAGCTGACCAAGGCCATGATCGCGGCCGGCGCGGCCGGCATCCACTACGAGGACCAGCTGGCCTCCGAGAAGAAGTGCGGCCACCTCGGCGGCAAGGTCCTCGTCCCCACCTCCCAGCACATCCGCACCCTCAACGCCGCCCGCCTCGCCGCCGACATCGCCGGCGTCCCGACCGTGATCATCGCCCGCACGGACGCCCTCGCCGCGAACCTCCTGACCAGCGACGTGGACGAGCGCGACGCACGCTTCACCACCGGCGAGCGCACCGCCGAGGGCTTCTACCGCGTGCGCGGCGGCATGGACCCGGTCATCGCACGCGGTCTGGCCTACGCCCCGTACGCCGACCTGATCTGGGTCGAGACCGGTACCCCGGACCTGGCCCAGGCCCGCGAGTTCGCCGAGGCGATCCACGCGCGGTACCCCGACCGGATGCTGGCCTACAACTGCTCCCCGTCCTTCAACTGGAAGGCGGCGCTGGACGACGACCAGATCGCCAAGTTCCAGCGGGAACTGGGCGCCATGGGCTACCGCTTCCAGTTCATCACCCTGGCCGGCTTCCACTCCCTCAACCACGGCATGTTCGACCTCGCCCGCGGCTACGCCGAGCACGGCATGACCGCCTACGTCGACCTCCAGGAACGCGAGTTCGCCTCCCAGGCCCAGGGCTTCACGGCCGTCAGGCACCAGCGCGAGGTCGGCACCGGCTACTTCGACCTGGTCTCCACCGCCGTCAACCCCGCCTCCTCCACCACGGCGCTCTCCGGCTCCACCGAGGAAGAGCAGTTCCACTGACCGGCCGGCGCCCGCGCCCCGCCCCTTCCCGTCAGGAGACCCGCATGTCCACCACCGCACCCACCACGCCCGACGCCCACACCCGCCACCTCGTACGCCGCCAGGAGGACCCGTCATGAGCGCTGCCGTCCGCAGGGTCGGGGTCGTCGGCGGCGGGCAGATGGGCGCCGGGATCGCCGAGGTCTGCGCACGCGCCGGCCTCGACACGGTGGTCTGCGAGGCCGGCGCCACCGCGGCCCGGGCGGCCCGCGAACGCGTGGCCGTCTCCCTCGAACGGGCGGTCCAGCGCGGCAAACTGGACCGGATCTCCGCAGAGGACGCCCTGGCCCGCCTCGTCTTCTCCGGCAGCCTCGACGACCTCGCCGACCGGCAGCTCGTCATCGAGGCCGTCACCGAGGGCGCCCGGGTCAAGACGGAGACCTTCGCCGCCCTCGACAAGATCGTGGAGGATCCGGCGGCCGTCCTCGCCACCAACACCTCCTCCCTGCCCGTGATGTGCCTGGGGATGGCCACAGGCCGCGCCGACCGGGTGGTGGGGCTGCACTTCTTCAACCCCGTCCCCGTCCTGCCCCTGGTGGAGATCGTCTCCTCGCTCCACACCACCGCCGACACCCTGGCGACCGTGGAGGCCTTCGCCCGGGACGCCCTGGGCAAGACGGTCATCCGCTCGCAGGACCGGGCCGGATTCGTCGTCAATGCCCTGCTGATCCCCTATCTGCTTTCGGCCATTCGCATGGCCGAGTCCGGCTATGCCACCGCCGCCGACGTCGACGCGGGCATGGAACTGGGCTGCGCCCACCCGATGGGACCGCTCAAGCTCGCCGACCTGATCGGACTCGACACCGTCGCCGCCATCGCGCAGTCCCTCTACGACGAGTTCAAGGAACCCCTCTACGCCCCGCCCCCACTGCTCCGGCGCATGGTCCAGGCGGGCCGGCTGGGCCGCAAGAGCGGCCGCGGGTTCCACACGTACGACCGGGGCCGATGAGGGGCCCCGGTCCGCCGCCGGGCTGAGGGGCCCGGCTGCGCGCGGTGGGCGGGGGCGGGCGGAGTGGTGTCCGCCGCGCCCCCGCCGGCCGTCCGCGATGTGGACATCGCCCTGAACTCCGCGAGGCCACCGTCTAGTCTGGCCGGGCAGCTGGTTCGCCCCGTCAGCCAGGCGGGATGCGTCGTAAGAGGGAACCCGGTGGGAATCCGGGACTGCCCCGCAGCGGTGAGCGGGAACGACCGCCGTCATACGCACTGGATCCGTCCGGGTCCGGGAAGCGACGGCCAGTAGGTGCCCGCCGGGAGACCGGCAGGCGTGCCCGCGAGTCCGAAGACCTGCCCGTTGCCCGCGCGCGACCGATCGTGCGCGGACATCCCGGTGACCTCGTGGGCGGGTCGGCGTGCACAGCAGGCGGGCATCCGCGCGTACCCCCAGAGATACGCGGCCGGCGGTCCGACCGGTCCGGCACCCCTTCGCGCCTCCGCTCCCGTCACCGGGGCCACAGGAGTAACTCGCGAAGGAGAGTTCCGTGACCCCCGAGTCCACAGCCGCGGCAGCACGAGCCACTGTGTACGGATACCCCCGCCAGGGAGGTGACCGGGAACTGAAGAAGGCCGTCGAGGGCTACTGGAAGGGCGGCGTCAGCGCCGGAGCCCTCCACGAGACCGCCCGCGAACTGCGCCGCGCGAACTGGCGGCAGCTGGCCGACGCCGGCATCACCGAAGTGCCGACCGGCGACTTCTCGTACTACGACCACGTGCTGGACACCAGCGTGATGGTCGGCGCCGTCCCCGCCCGCCACCGCGCCGCCGTCGAAGCGGACGCGCTCGACGGCTACTTCGCCATGGCCCGCGGCACCCAGGAGGTGGCGCCCCTGGAGATGACCAAGTGGTTCGACACCAACTACCACTACCTCGTCCCCGAACTCGGCCCGGACACCGCCTTCACGGCCGACTCCACGAAGCAGGTGGCCGAACTCGAAGAGGCCCTCGCACTCGGCCACACGGCGCGCCCGGTCCTCGTCGGGCCGGTCACCTACCTGCTCCTGGCCAAGCCCGCCCCTGCCGCAGCCCCCGGCTTCGATCCGCTCACCCTGCTGGACCGGCTGCTCCCGGTGTACGCGCGGATCCTCGCCGACCTGCGCGCCGCCGGCGCCGCCTGGGTGCAGCTGGACGAGCCCGCCCTGGTGCAGGACCGGACCCCCGCCGAGCTGAACGCCGCCGCCCGCGCCTACCGCGAGCTCGGCGGCCTGACCGACCGGCCCCGGCTGCTCGTGGCCTCGTACTTCGACCGGCTCGGCGAAGCCCTCCCGGTGCTGGCCAAGGCCCCCGTCGAAGGCCTCGCCCTCGACTTCACCGGGCCCGCCGCCCCGAACCTCGCCGACCTCGCGGCCGTCGGCGGCCTGCCCGGCAAGCGCCTCGTCGCGGGCGTGGTCAACGGCCGCAACATCTGGATCAACGACTACGAGAAGTCCCTGGGCACCCTCGCGACCCTCCTCGGACTCGCCGGCCGGGTCGACGTCGCCGCCTCCTGCTCGCTGCTCCACGTACCGCTGGACGCCGCGGCCGAGCGGGACACCGATCCGCAGATCCGCCGCTGGTTCGCCTTCGCCCGCCAGAAGGCCGCCGAGATCGCCACCCTGGCCCGCGCCCTCACCCGGGGCACCGACACGATCGCCGCCGAACTGGCCGCGAACCGCGCCGATCTCGCGTCCCGCGCGAACTCCGCGCTCACCCGCGACCCCGGGGTACGGGCCAGAGCGGCGGCCGTCACCGACACCGACGCCCGCCGCAGCGAGCCGTACCCCCGGCGGGCCGCCGCCCAGCGCGCGCACCTGGGCCTGCCCCTGCTCCCCACGACGAGCATCGGCTCCTTCCCGCAGACCGCCGACCTGCGCACGGCCCGCGCCGAGCTGCGCTCGGGAGCCCTCGACCGGGCCGGGTACGAGGAGCGGATCAAGGCGGAGATCCGGGCGGTCGTCGCCTTCCAGGAGAAGGCCGGCCTCGACGTGCTCGTGCACGGCGAGCCCGAGCGCAACGACATGGTCCAGTACTTCGCCGAGCGGCTCACGGGCTTCCTCGCCACCCGGCACGGCTGGGTGCAGTCCTACGGCACCCGCTACGTCCGCCCGCCGGTCCTCGCCGGCGACGTCTCCCGCCCCGCGCCGATGACGGTGCGCTGGACCACCTACGCGCAGGCGCAGACGGGCCGCCCGGTCAAGGGGATGCTGACCGGCCCCGTCACCATGCTCGCCTGGTCCTTCGTACGCGACGACCAGCCGCTCGGCGACACCGCCCGCCAGGTGGCCCTCGCCCTGCGCGACGAGGTGGCGGACCTGGAGGCCGCGGGGACCGCCGTCATCCAGGTCGACGAGCCGGCCCTGCGGGAGACCCTCCCGCTACGGTCCTGCGGCCGTGCGGAGTACCTGGACTGGGCCACCGGGGCCTTCCGGCTCACCACCGGCGGCGCCCTTCCGCGGACCCAGATCCACACGCACATGTGCTACGCGGAGTTCGGCGACATCGTCGGGGCCATCGACGCCCTGGACGCCGACGTCATCAGCCTGGAGGCCGCCCGCTCGCACATGCGGGTCGCGGACGAACTGGCCGGCGCGGGCTACCCGCGCGAGGTCGGCCCCGGGGTCTGGGACATCCACTCGCCCCGGGTCCCCTCCACCGCGGAGGCGGCCGCCCTCCTGCGCAGGGGGCTCGAGGCCGTACCGGCCGAGCGGCTCTGGGTGAACCCGGACTGCGGCCTCAAGACGCGCGGCTGGACGGAGACGAGGGCCTCCCTGGAGAACCTCGTGGAAGCGGCCCGGCAGGTGCGCGCGGAGGTCTCCGCCGAGACGGCGTGACGGCCTGACGGCCTGAAGCGGCCGGCCGGGGCGGGCGAACGGGCCCGCCCCGGCCGGCTGGTGCGGGCCCCGCCGCCCCCGTCAGTCCCGCGCCGCCGGAGCCGTCCGCGCGAAGTGCCGGGCGGTGGGCACCAGCGCCGCGGCGGCCGGTACGAGGAAGCAGGCGGCGGCGCAGACGGCGAGGACGGCCGTGACCCCGAAGGCCTCGACGGCCGGGGCGATCAGGGCCAGCCCGACCGGCGCCAGGCCGTAGGACACGAGGAAGTCCAGTGAGGAGACGCGGGCCAGCTTGCCCGGGTCGACCTCGCGCTGGGTGGCCGTGAACCAGGGCACGTTGAACAGTTCTATGCCGATCCCGGCGACGGCGTACGCGGCGACGACCACGAGCGGGTGCACGGGCAGCATCAGGCTCAGCGGCGCGAAGCCGTACGCGGCCAGCCCGGCGAAGGCGGCCCAGCCCTGCGAGCGCGGCCGGAGGCGGGCCATGACCAGGGCCCCCGCGAGCGCGCCCACGGTGTAGGCGGTCACGGCCGCGGCCAGCACCCACTCGGTGCCGTAGCGGTCCCGGCTGATCAGCGGCAGGGCGACGCTGGTGGCGGAGTAGCCGAGCGCGATGACGGCGGCGAGGGCGGAGAGTCCGGCGAGGAACCAGGGGTGGCGGCGTGCCTCGCGTATCCCCTCCAGGAACTCGGCGCGGAAGCCGGCGCGCGGGGCGGGCGGCCCGTCCGCCGGGTCCGGGGCGGCGGCGTTGCCCTTGCCCTTGCCCTTGCCCTTGCCCTTGCCCGGGACGAGCGCGGCGACCAGCCAGAGCAGCGCGATGCCGAGGAGCAGCGTCCGGACGTCGAGGAAGGCGGCGAGCAACGCCGTCAGGGCGGGCCCGGCGAGCGTGCAGCCGCGTACGGCCATGGTCATGGCGGCGTTGGCCTGCTGGCGGCGCCCGGGGTCGACGGTCTCGGCGACGAGCGCCTGGAACGCCGGGCGGCAGGCGCCCTGTCCGGCGCCCGCGAGGGCGGCGGCGGCCGTCATCAGGACGACGGAGCGGCCGAGTCCGGCGGCGAGCAGCGGCGCGGCGGCCGCCGCCGCGAGGGCCGACCACAGGACGGCCGCGCGGCGGGAGTGCCGGTCGGCCAGGACGCCGCCGACGGCGACGGCGGCGAGGAAGCCGACGGTGCGCGCGGCGAGGACCAGGCCGAGGCCGGCCGCGCCGAGGTCGCGGTGCAGTACGGCGAGCCCGAGGACGAAGGGCAGGGCCCAGGTCGCGAGGCCGGAGGCGGTGGTACCCGCCCACAGCCGCAGGAACGAGGTGTCGCGCAGGACCGAACGCGGGGGCGGGGCAGGGCTCTTGGCCGTCGTCGGCAGGGGTGTGGTGGCCACGGTGTCGTTGCTCCCAGGGGGGTGGGGGAGGCGGCCGGAGGACCGCCCCGATGTGGTTAATGAAAATGATTACCATTACAGTACCCTTCGAACGCGGCACTCCTGCCCGGTGCACGACAACACCCACGCCCGCCCTCCCAGACCGGAGAACCCATGCGCCACCCCGCCCGCCTCGGTATCGCCCTCACCCTCGCCCTCGCCACCGCGGGCTGCTCCACGGCAGCCGGCGACGGCTCCAGAGCCGCCCCCGGGCCGACTGCGGAGGCGGCCTCCGTCGCCAGCTGCGGCCAGCCGCTCTCCTTCGCCCGGCCTCCGGAGCGGACCGTGGCCCTGGACCAGACCTCGACCGAGACCCTGCTCGAACTGGGGCTCCAGGACCGGATGGCGGGAACCGCCAACCTCAAGACGAAGATGCCCGCGCCCTACGAGGCGGCGTACGCCAAGATCCCGGTCATCGCCCCCAAGATCGCCACCGGCGAGCAACTTCGGGCCGCCACCCCCGACTTCGTCGTCGCCGGCTCCGCCGACCTCTTCACCAAGGACCGGGCCGGCACCCGCGAGGAGCTGTCCGCCCTCAAGGTCCCCACCTTCGTCAGCGCAGTGGACTGCCCCCGGCAGAACCCGGCCGGCAAGACCCCCTTCGAGCTGCTCTTCTCCGACTACGAGAACCTGGGCAGGATCTTCGGCGCCGGGGAACGGGCGGGCAGGCTGGCCGCCGACCAGCGCGCCGCCGTCGCCAGGGCCGGGGAGAACGCCTCCAGGGTTCCCCGGGGCGCGGACCAGCCCACCGTGGTCTACCTCTACTCCGTCTTCAACGGCATGCCGTACGTGGCCGGCAAGAGCGGCCTGCCCAGCGAGATGAGCCGGATCGTGGGTGCGAAGAACGCCTTCGACGACGTGGACGAGGACTGGCCCGAGGTGTCCTGGGAGGAAGTCGCCAAGCGCGACCCGGACTTCATCGTGATCGGCGACCTCTCCGAGCGCGGGCGGCCCGGCGACAGCGCCGCCGAGAAGCGCGCCGCCATGACCCAGCACCCGGTGATCTCCCAGCTGGGCGCGGTGCGCGAGCGCAGGATCCTCGAGGTGCCGGGCATCGAACTGGACCCATCGGTGCGCTCCGTGCACGCCCTGGGGCTGCTGGCGGCCGGCATGAAGGACCTCGGGTATGTCCGCTGACCCGGCCACCCGCAGCGGCCCGGCGGAGCTGCTGCCTCCGGCGGATCCGCTGCCTGCGGCGGACCTGCTGCCTCCGGCCGACGCCCGGCTGCCGGGGGAACCCCCGCCGACCGTGGACCTCCTGCTTCCGGCGGCCCGCGGCCGGTCGGTGACGGCCGGATCCGCCACCGGCCCTCCCCGGCCGGCCCGGTCCCCGGCCGCCCGGGCGGTGCTCTTCCTGCTCTGCGCGGCCGCCCTCGCCGGCTCGGTGGCGGCGGCCGTACGCGTCGGCACCGCCGACGTGGGCTGGAGCGGCCTCGCCCGGGTCCTCGGAACCCGTCTCGGCCTGGCCGTTGAGCCGCTGCCCCCGCTGCTGGACTCCCTCGTCTGGGACCTGCGGCTGCC
The Streptomyces sp. NBC_00091 genome window above contains:
- a CDS encoding peptidoglycan DD-metalloendopeptidase family protein, translating into MLPGSRRALRTVLAAAAALLPALLPATPAAARTAGFAGSCPTIGSITTYYGNGHDGIDIAANYGTPIHAVGDGEVIASGPAQGYGQWIRIQHPDGTVTEYGHMYQRDVSVGEHVTAGQRIALMGSEGQSSGPHLHLRVWASLGDSGGIDPLPYLEERGVDIPCTPGQGPGPGPAPVVHPVESGRVVSARSADGRLEVFAAGSDGVHHAWQTSVSAGWADWENLGGPAGAELAMAPNADGRLEMFAINGNVFQHRYQLSPAGGWSGWENFGGGGHDIAAGTNADGRIEVFASGPAGLFHRYQTAPNGGWSEWEPTGGGPANSRIEMEKSPDGRLEVFALGADTFQHQYQTAVNGGWSTWQNFGGGGHDLSLDHNADGRLEVFASGPNGVFHKYQTSPSSWSDWEPTGGPANAQLTTERTPDGRIEVFAINGTTAMQIWQTDPNAPYSQWAAFGGGGTEITAAVNDDGRIEVFGTSSAGVYHKWQTGFSTWSDWAWVNNTSGPAVN
- a CDS encoding alpha/beta hydrolase family protein, which encodes MTAQHPTRRSILKSAGGLSAAMALGAGGVLSAATSASAAGDGFGLRIVDRNENDPRMWYYRFDTEAIGWDPAVNVLLPDDYHWSGRTYPVLYLFHGGGTDQDFITFDRERIRDWTAGKPIIVVMPDGGHAGWYSNPVSSNVGPRNWETFHIAQLLPWVEANFRTFAEYDGRAVAGFSMGGFGALKYAAKYWGHFASVSAHSGPASLRRDNGLVGHWANATAAALDLNGGTIYGAPFWDQARVSADNPVERIESYRNKRVFLVAGTSPDPVSWFDTVNETQVLAGQREFRGLLDGAGIPHESYEVPGGHFVRHDLLNRDIDGVIARLRKA
- a CDS encoding short-chain fatty acyl-CoA regulator family protein; this encodes MGKTYAGARLRRLREERRMSQVELARVLGISASYLNQMEHDSRPLTVPVLLRLTEAFGVDPGFFSERDTSRLVADLREALAGEIAQARVSPSDLAELATRMPAVAAVLLDLGRRGQLLSERLAETADGRGGGPAVPRSPHEEIREFFYRRQNYLHDSDLAAEGLAHKVGIRRGDVLRVLSERLADRHGVRLAAGSDRLHHFDDRARVLHLSGRLRPGQRAFRMATQLALLEYGDELDRQAAEDFAPGSPAHALARIGIANYFAAALVLPYRAFHTAAEEFRYDIERLSDHFGLGYETVCHRLSTLQRPRLRGVPFSFVRVDRAGNMSKRQSATGFHFSRAGGTCPLWNVYEAFAAPGRIHVQVAAMPDGQRYLWTARAVTRHRGGWGEPGKTFAIGLGCEIRHASRLVYSDGLDLDNAAAATPIGMGCRLCERLDCPQRAVPPLGRTLAVDENSSTFVPYPVVDGPG
- the aceA gene encoding isocitrate lyase, whose translation is MTEANTATAAAQQLERSWAADPRWAGIERTYGALDVVRLSGSVREEHTLARRGAERLWRQLHELDYVHALGALTGGQAVQQVRAGLQAIYLSGWQVAADANQAGHTYPDQSLYPVNSVPQVVRRINNALLRADQIATAEGGNDATDWLAPIVADAEAGFGGPLNAFELTKAMIAAGAAGIHYEDQLASEKKCGHLGGKVLVPTSQHIRTLNAARLAADIAGVPTVIIARTDALAANLLTSDVDERDARFTTGERTAEGFYRVRGGMDPVIARGLAYAPYADLIWVETGTPDLAQAREFAEAIHARYPDRMLAYNCSPSFNWKAALDDDQIAKFQRELGAMGYRFQFITLAGFHSLNHGMFDLARGYAEHGMTAYVDLQEREFASQAQGFTAVRHQREVGTGYFDLVSTAVNPASSTTALSGSTEEEQFH
- a CDS encoding 3-hydroxybutyryl-CoA dehydrogenase, encoding MSAAVRRVGVVGGGQMGAGIAEVCARAGLDTVVCEAGATAARAARERVAVSLERAVQRGKLDRISAEDALARLVFSGSLDDLADRQLVIEAVTEGARVKTETFAALDKIVEDPAAVLATNTSSLPVMCLGMATGRADRVVGLHFFNPVPVLPLVEIVSSLHTTADTLATVEAFARDALGKTVIRSQDRAGFVVNALLIPYLLSAIRMAESGYATAADVDAGMELGCAHPMGPLKLADLIGLDTVAAIAQSLYDEFKEPLYAPPPLLRRMVQAGRLGRKSGRGFHTYDRGR